The following coding sequences lie in one Arachis ipaensis cultivar K30076 chromosome B05, Araip1.1, whole genome shotgun sequence genomic window:
- the LOC107641145 gene encoding uncharacterized protein LOC107641145, producing the protein MESNVHDGEANSENQAFSASDMQKFARMMAQFNAFQAQASRSNTNLLQDSSSHFYLHPSETPGISLTDAPLTTSNYHSWSRSATLSLNAKNKLRFIDGTLVKPERDDPSFGAWDRCNTFVLSWLHRSLSPEILQSVLWCNNAYELWMDLRHRFDQGDLFRIADLEEELFSLRQGELTITSYYTKLKSIWEELDEFRPIAMCSCLHNCECGKNLEMIKEYREQSHVIRFLRGLNDQYANVRSQLMLVTSPQL; encoded by the coding sequence ATGGAATCGAACGTGCATGACGGAGAGGCGAATTCGGAGAACCAAGCATTCTCGGCGAGCGATATGCAGAAATTCGCACGCATGATGGCCCAATTCAACGCGTTTCAAGCACAAGCATCAAGATCCAACACGAATTTGCTGCAAGATTCGTCTAGTCACTTCTATTTGCACCCTAGCGAAACTCCTGGAATTTCACTCACCGATGCTCCATTAACCACCTCGAACTACCATTCGTGGTCAAGGTCAGCGACACTTTCACTCAATGCGAAGAACAAACTCCGATTTATCGACGGAACCCTAGTGAAGCCAGAGAGGGACGACCCTTCCTTCGGAGCCTGGGATCGCTGTAATACATTTGTTCTGTCATGGCTACACAGATCTCTCAGTCCAGAAATTCTCCAGAGCGTCTTATGGTGCAACAACGCTTACGAGCTATGGATGGACCTGAGGCACAGATTCGATCAAGGGGACTTGTTCAGAATAGCAGATCTGGAAGAAGAATTGTTTTCGTTGAGACAAGGTGAACTCACCATCACTTCTTACTATACTAAGTTGAAGAGTATTTGGGAGGAATTAGATGAGTTTAGACCTATTGCAATGTGTTCTTGCCTTCATAACTGTGAATGTGGAAAGAATCTAGAAATGATTAAAGAGTACAGAGAGCAGTCCCATGTAATTAGGTTCCTTCGAGGATTGAATGATCAATACGCGAATGTACGTTCCCAACTCATGCTTGTAACATCCCCCCAACTGTAG
- the LOC110263022 gene encoding uncharacterized protein LOC110263022: MHSIDPEVRIMANAVNTNAFGTYQNNGSSSIRGRSRGRGGRGKGHGRGTPKLCSHCGKNGHLVDTCYYKHGFPPHMQRNQFKGNTDGPSAMNSVNSITAACNEESSIEPLIQKDERVSLDGLFSDKQKEALFALFQQQCSDPPNNGNLASVHAPSAGATYLEDDWSC; the protein is encoded by the exons ATGCACTCAATAGATCCTGAAGTAAGAATAATGGCAAATGCTGTCAATACGAATGCATTTGGAACTTATCAGAACAATGGAAGTAGTTCAATTAGAGGAAGAAGTAGGGGCCGTGGGGGCAGAGGTAAAGGGCATGGCCGAGGAACACCAAAATTGTGCTCTCACTGTGGCAAGAATGGTCACCTAGTAGACACCTGTTATTACAAGCATGGATTCCCACCACACATGCAAAGGAATCAATTCAAAGGGAATACTGATGGCCCAAGTGCCATGAATTCAGTAAATTCCATAACTGCTGCGTGTAATGAAGAGAGCAGCATTGAACCTTTAATCCAGAAGGATGAAAGAGTCAGTCTTGATGGGTTGTTTTCAGATAAGCAAAAGGAAGCCCTATTTGCCTTGTTCCAACAACAATGTAGTGACCCCccaaataatgggaatttggcaTCTGTACATGCACCATCCGCAG GAGCGACTTACCTTGAAGACGATTGGAGCTGCTGA